In Sphingobacterium thalpophilum, a genomic segment contains:
- a CDS encoding aminodeoxychorismate/anthranilate synthase component II, protein MSNNKIVVIDNYDSFTYNLVHLLQELDQEYVVWRNDKFKLEDIDAFDKILLSPGPGIPEEAGLLLDVIRTYAPHKSILGICLGQQAIAEVFGGTLFNMEKPLHGVATNITVVDESEKLFRDFPKDSKIGRYHSWAVNKDTLPASLKVTAIDENGIIMALTHTEYDVRGVQFHPESVLTTNGKKLIENWLGI, encoded by the coding sequence ATGAGCAACAATAAAATAGTCGTTATAGACAACTACGATTCGTTCACCTACAACTTGGTCCATTTGTTACAGGAATTAGATCAAGAGTATGTTGTATGGAGAAATGATAAATTTAAACTGGAAGATATTGATGCTTTCGATAAAATACTTCTTTCGCCGGGCCCAGGTATTCCAGAAGAAGCTGGATTATTACTTGATGTTATCCGTACCTACGCTCCACATAAAAGTATATTGGGTATTTGCTTAGGCCAACAGGCTATTGCAGAAGTCTTTGGTGGTACACTATTCAATATGGAAAAACCTTTGCATGGCGTAGCAACAAATATTACTGTTGTTGATGAGTCAGAGAAACTGTTTCGGGATTTCCCAAAAGATTCCAAAATTGGACGCTACCATTCTTGGGCTGTAAACAAAGACACCCTACCAGCTAGCCTCAAGGTAACGGCGATCGACGAGAATGGCATCATTATGGCCTTAACCCATACCGAATACGATGTAAGGGGAGTGCAGTTCCACCCAGAGTCGGTATTGACCACAAATGGTAAAAAATTAATTGAAAACTGGTTGGGAATCTAA
- the dtd gene encoding D-aminoacyl-tRNA deacylase: MRAVIQRVKNASCTVDNQITGKIQKGLMILLGVEEADTTEDLKWLGQKFINLRIFEDEQGLMNKSIQDIDGNILLISQFTLFAQTKKGNRPSFIRAARPDKAKPMYEEMALLLSQLLQKEVQLGIFGADMKIDLLNDGPVTIVMDTKDKDNF, from the coding sequence ATGCGCGCAGTTATACAACGAGTGAAAAACGCCTCTTGTACGGTAGATAATCAGATTACAGGCAAGATCCAGAAGGGTTTAATGATTTTATTAGGAGTTGAAGAAGCTGACACAACAGAAGATCTGAAATGGTTAGGACAGAAATTCATCAACTTACGCATCTTCGAGGATGAACAGGGCCTGATGAATAAATCGATACAGGACATAGACGGAAATATCTTACTCATCTCACAATTCACCCTCTTTGCTCAAACAAAAAAAGGAAACAGACCTTCTTTTATCAGAGCAGCAAGACCGGATAAAGCCAAACCAATGTATGAAGAGATGGCTTTATTGTTAAGTCAATTGCTCCAAAAAGAGGTTCAACTTGGCATATTCGGAGCAGATATGAAAATCGACCTACTGAATGATGGTCCAGTTACCATCGTCATGGATACAAAAGATAAGGACAACTTTTAA
- a CDS encoding anthranilate synthase component I family protein: MKYTFKTKTRKLLADTTTPVSIYLRLRDIFPNSLLLESSDYHSRDNNISYICCQPIAGIQLDEKELTLTYPGRERIVKNAHEIELRQEVSDFRNSFEDHTIAELNLISNGLFGYFTFDCIEHFEDIKLTTTVDPARKIPFMQYHVYKYVIAIDHFRNQLYIFEHLLDDEESELERMQFLIQNKNFPEYTFKLAGEESSNRTDEEHRQLVKKMKEHIQRGDVFQIVPSRGFKTPFSGDEFNVYRALRSINPSPYLFYFDFGDFKLFGSSPEAQLRIHGKQATIFPIAGTFKRTGNMEEDQKIATKLKEDPKETSEHVMLVDLARNDLSRHCTQVKVESYMEPQYYSHIIHLVSKVTGTLKDNINPFDIVGDTYPAGTLSGAPKHMALTLIDRYEGLQRSFYSGAIGFMGFNGDFNHAIMIRSFLSKQNTLHYQAGGGIVLDSDPEMELQEVNNKIAALRKALQLAETL; encoded by the coding sequence ATGAAGTATACATTCAAAACAAAAACCAGAAAGTTGCTCGCGGATACAACTACACCAGTGAGCATCTATCTTCGCCTAAGAGATATCTTTCCAAACTCATTGTTACTGGAAAGCTCCGACTACCATAGTCGCGACAACAACATAAGTTACATCTGTTGTCAACCAATTGCCGGAATCCAGCTCGATGAGAAAGAGCTGACGCTCACTTATCCGGGTAGAGAACGTATCGTAAAAAATGCGCACGAAATCGAATTACGTCAAGAAGTTTCCGATTTTAGAAATTCCTTCGAAGATCATACAATTGCTGAACTTAACTTGATCTCCAATGGCCTATTTGGTTACTTCACCTTCGATTGTATTGAACACTTTGAGGACATCAAACTAACAACAACGGTAGATCCGGCACGGAAAATACCGTTTATGCAATATCATGTTTACAAATATGTCATTGCCATCGACCACTTCCGTAATCAACTCTATATTTTTGAACATCTGCTGGATGACGAAGAATCAGAACTTGAAAGAATGCAGTTCCTTATTCAGAACAAAAACTTCCCTGAATATACCTTCAAACTAGCTGGCGAGGAAAGCTCCAATCGTACCGACGAAGAACACCGTCAGTTGGTTAAGAAGATGAAAGAGCATATCCAACGTGGTGATGTATTCCAGATCGTTCCATCCAGAGGCTTTAAGACACCGTTCTCCGGGGATGAATTCAATGTCTATCGTGCGCTCCGCTCCATCAACCCTTCGCCCTATCTTTTCTATTTTGATTTTGGTGACTTTAAACTTTTCGGATCATCGCCTGAGGCTCAACTGCGTATCCACGGGAAACAAGCGACGATTTTCCCTATTGCAGGAACATTCAAACGGACAGGCAACATGGAGGAAGATCAAAAAATAGCCACCAAGCTCAAAGAAGACCCTAAAGAAACTTCCGAACATGTTATGCTCGTCGATCTTGCCCGCAATGACTTAAGTAGACATTGCACCCAAGTTAAAGTTGAGTCCTACATGGAACCACAATATTACTCGCATATTATCCACTTGGTCTCCAAAGTAACGGGCACATTAAAAGATAATATCAACCCATTTGACATCGTAGGTGATACATATCCTGCGGGTACGCTTTCAGGTGCTCCAAAACATATGGCGTTGACATTGATTGATCGTTATGAAGGATTACAACGCTCATTTTATTCGGGTGCAATTGGATTCATGGGTTTTAACGGAGACTTTAATCATGCCATTATGATCCGGTCCTTCCTAAGTAAGCAAAACACCTTACATTATCAGGCCGGTGGCGGTATCGTACTAGATTCAGACCCCGAAATGGAGCTACAAGAAGTAAATAACAAAATTGCTGCGCTACGAAAAGCATTACAATTAGCAGAAACATTATGA
- a CDS encoding amidohydrolase family protein, with translation MLKYLSANYILPITSMPIKDGIVSVDEEGVIQGIYDPTSFTPSDKTKVERYEGVIIPGFINAHCHIELSHMKGIVPKGTGLPSFLSKVMTTRSASMKKIDDAMAKADRDMYENGIVAVGDHANTDNSSKLKEDSQILYHTFVEVLGIEPEEADFKLKEAKSLTQEFRNGHVSITPHAPYSCSKVLFKKFKKMVPETNIISIHNQESEEENKLFRYKMGEFLDFYKSIGKNADAIKAQARNSIQSYLPYLPYPNKLLLVHNTYTSLKDLDFVERMDRDVMWCLCPKANLYIEGTLPKVQNFMNAGQRLVIGTDSLASNDTLSILEELKVLHAHFEDLDFLQTIQWATINGAIALNIEDEFGSLEVGKKPGIVLLQGMEHMRLNEDVKVKRLA, from the coding sequence ATGTTAAAATATTTAAGCGCTAATTATATTCTGCCGATTACTTCAATGCCAATAAAAGACGGTATTGTTTCGGTAGATGAGGAGGGGGTAATTCAAGGTATCTATGACCCAACTTCATTTACACCTTCAGATAAAACGAAGGTTGAGAGATATGAAGGAGTGATAATTCCAGGTTTTATCAATGCACATTGCCACATTGAATTGTCGCATATGAAAGGTATTGTTCCTAAAGGTACGGGGCTTCCGAGCTTTCTCAGTAAGGTGATGACAACGCGGTCGGCATCGATGAAAAAAATAGATGACGCTATGGCCAAAGCCGATCGAGATATGTACGAAAATGGTATTGTCGCAGTCGGAGATCACGCCAACACTGATAATTCTTCAAAATTGAAGGAAGATTCACAGATATTATATCACACATTTGTGGAGGTGCTCGGAATTGAACCTGAAGAAGCTGACTTTAAGTTAAAGGAGGCTAAATCGTTGACCCAAGAGTTTAGGAATGGGCATGTATCCATTACTCCGCACGCTCCCTATTCTTGTTCGAAGGTCCTTTTTAAAAAATTCAAGAAGATGGTTCCGGAAACAAATATTATCAGTATTCACAATCAAGAAAGTGAAGAGGAGAATAAACTGTTCCGTTATAAAATGGGTGAGTTCTTGGACTTTTATAAAAGTATAGGAAAAAATGCTGATGCGATTAAGGCGCAGGCAAGAAATTCGATTCAGTCTTATCTTCCTTATTTGCCTTATCCAAATAAATTATTGTTGGTTCATAACACCTATACCTCTCTTAAAGATTTGGATTTCGTAGAACGTATGGATCGTGATGTGATGTGGTGTCTCTGTCCAAAGGCCAACCTTTATATTGAGGGAACATTGCCAAAGGTTCAGAATTTTATGAATGCCGGACAGCGTTTAGTAATCGGAACGGACAGTTTAGCTTCAAACGATACATTGTCCATTTTGGAGGAGCTAAAGGTATTGCATGCGCACTTTGAGGATCTGGATTTCTTGCAGACTATTCAATGGGCTACAATCAATGGTGCTATCGCGTTGAACATTGAGGATGAATTTGGCTCCCTTGAAGTGGGTAAAAAACCTGGGATTGTGTTGTTGCAAGGTATGGAACACATGCGCCTAAATGAAGATGTTAAGGTAAAACGTTTAGCGTAG
- the dusB gene encoding tRNA dihydrouridine synthase DusB yields the protein MSVKIGENIDLGKFPLLLAPMEDVSDPPFRYVCKQNGVDLMYTEFISSEGLIRDAAKSIQKLDIFEYERPIGIQIFGGDIESMRQSAEICTKAGPNLIDINYGCPVKKVVCKGAGSSLLQDIDKMVAMTKAVVEATDLPVTVKTRLGWDDNTKNVYEVAERLQDVGIKALAIHGRTRAQLYKGQADWSMIRDIKRNPRIKIPIFGNGDVDSVEKAAAWRQEFEVDGIMIGRAAIGYPWIFREIKHFFNTGERLEGPTIAERVEVCRTHLNKSIEWKGDKLGIFEMRRHYANYFKGIPNFKEHRMKLVSLQSQAEILEVLHEIEHNFSAEMV from the coding sequence ATGTCGGTCAAGATTGGTGAAAATATTGATTTGGGTAAATTCCCATTGTTATTAGCTCCGATGGAGGATGTAAGTGATCCTCCGTTTCGCTATGTGTGCAAACAGAATGGTGTTGATTTAATGTATACTGAATTTATTTCCTCGGAAGGCTTAATTCGGGATGCTGCAAAGTCAATTCAAAAACTTGATATTTTTGAATATGAACGTCCTATTGGCATTCAGATCTTTGGTGGAGATATTGAAAGTATGCGTCAATCTGCTGAGATCTGCACAAAAGCAGGGCCTAATTTAATCGACATCAATTACGGCTGTCCAGTTAAAAAAGTAGTCTGTAAAGGAGCTGGTTCATCCCTGCTACAGGACATCGATAAAATGGTTGCAATGACAAAAGCTGTCGTTGAGGCTACGGATCTACCCGTAACGGTGAAAACACGTCTTGGCTGGGATGACAACACAAAAAATGTATACGAAGTTGCCGAAAGGTTACAAGATGTGGGGATCAAAGCACTTGCGATTCATGGACGTACGCGCGCGCAGCTGTATAAAGGTCAGGCGGACTGGTCTATGATTCGTGATATCAAACGCAATCCGCGCATCAAGATTCCAATTTTTGGCAATGGCGATGTAGACTCTGTCGAAAAAGCTGCGGCATGGCGGCAGGAGTTTGAAGTGGATGGCATTATGATTGGCCGTGCAGCAATCGGATACCCCTGGATCTTTAGAGAAATAAAACATTTTTTCAATACTGGTGAGCGTTTAGAAGGACCAACTATTGCCGAACGTGTCGAGGTTTGCAGAACACATCTGAACAAATCCATTGAATGGAAAGGTGACAAATTGGGTATTTTTGAAATGCGCAGGCATTATGCGAATTACTTCAAAGGAATCCCCAACTTTAAAGAACACCGAATGAAATTGGTTAGCCTTCAAAGCCAGGCAGAGATTCTTGAGGTACTTCATGAAATTGAACACAATTTCTCGGCAGAAATGGTATAA
- a CDS encoding polysaccharide biosynthesis C-terminal domain-containing protein — MIYGLSTIIARMLYFVMTPLYVLKYPPASYGIFTHMYAWASMINAVLAFGMETTFFRFLQKVEEKDKKQVFNNSFIVIASLATLFFITAIVFAGTIGSWLNKGTYNADYESYVKYFALILALDALAIVPFAKLRSEGRPIRFGAIKLANIGIMVMLNLFFIALVPYLIKDGGALGTWCSGWYRNEWIGYVFISNIVASAATFLLLLPEMRGFYFKPEKQLILKMLSYSFPILIANISYIINENLDKIVLPIYLPKDIGDRDLGIYGAVGKLAMFLSIFVQAFRLGAEPFFFSYAKNANAKKTYALIMEYFVIAMMLVMLGITANIDWLKYFIKGNVETRDLYWSGLFIVPLLLFNYVLLGIYMNLSVWYKLSDQTRYALYISLVGAGITIVANYYLIPRYSYVGASIVTFLAYFSMVVLSYVWGQKHYPIPYKLGKILMYIVVGICFSYLSYFVFNHNTFVGNGLLIAYIGGVFLMERNQLKRFIKKDA, encoded by the coding sequence ATGATTTATGGCCTGAGTACGATTATAGCCCGTATGCTGTATTTCGTCATGACGCCATTGTATGTCCTCAAATATCCACCTGCGTCCTACGGAATATTTACTCATATGTACGCCTGGGCATCCATGATCAATGCCGTTTTGGCATTTGGTATGGAAACAACTTTTTTTAGGTTTCTCCAAAAAGTCGAAGAAAAGGATAAAAAGCAGGTTTTCAATAACAGTTTTATCGTCATTGCCTCTTTGGCAACATTATTTTTTATTACGGCCATAGTCTTTGCTGGCACTATTGGTAGCTGGTTGAATAAGGGAACTTACAATGCCGATTACGAGAGCTATGTGAAGTATTTCGCCCTCATATTGGCATTGGATGCTTTAGCTATTGTTCCTTTTGCGAAATTGAGATCGGAGGGAAGGCCTATTCGATTTGGTGCTATTAAATTGGCCAACATCGGTATTATGGTTATGCTTAACCTATTCTTTATTGCGCTAGTTCCCTATCTGATAAAAGATGGTGGTGCTTTGGGCACTTGGTGTTCCGGTTGGTATAGAAATGAATGGATAGGTTATGTATTTATTTCTAATATTGTGGCAAGTGCAGCAACCTTTCTATTACTCCTTCCTGAAATGAGGGGTTTCTATTTTAAACCGGAAAAGCAGCTAATCTTAAAGATGCTATCGTATAGCTTTCCGATTTTAATTGCCAATATTTCTTATATCATCAACGAAAATTTAGATAAAATTGTGTTGCCAATCTACCTGCCTAAGGATATTGGGGATCGCGATTTGGGGATCTATGGAGCCGTTGGAAAATTAGCAATGTTTCTGAGCATTTTTGTTCAGGCTTTTCGATTGGGCGCCGAACCATTTTTCTTTTCTTATGCAAAAAATGCTAATGCAAAGAAGACCTATGCATTGATTATGGAATATTTCGTAATTGCCATGATGTTAGTTATGCTGGGGATTACAGCGAATATTGACTGGCTGAAGTATTTTATTAAAGGAAATGTGGAAACTCGTGACTTATATTGGTCTGGACTTTTCATCGTTCCGCTATTACTATTCAATTATGTGCTGTTGGGCATCTATATGAATCTTTCGGTATGGTATAAGCTTTCTGACCAAACACGTTACGCTTTGTATATTTCATTGGTAGGCGCAGGAATAACCATCGTTGCGAATTATTATCTGATTCCTAGATACAGTTATGTTGGAGCATCAATAGTCACATTTTTAGCCTACTTTTCTATGGTGGTGCTATCTTATGTATGGGGACAAAAACATTATCCTATACCTTATAAATTGGGCAAGATCCTGATGTATATAGTTGTAGGAATATGTTTCTCCTATCTATCCTATTTTGTATTTAATCATAATACCTTCGTTGGTAATGGGCTTTTGATTGCTTACATTGGAGGTGTATTTCTGATGGAAAGAAATCAGCTCAAGCGATTCATAAAGAAAGACGCTTAA
- a CDS encoding acylphosphatase, protein MKHLNISIRGKVQGVFFRLTTKAVADQVGVRGFVVNLKDGSVYIEGEGDDFALDSLLEFCQEGPEGAIVESVEVKEGEMKGFSYFEVVKRVQS, encoded by the coding sequence ATGAAACATTTGAATATTTCAATAAGAGGTAAAGTACAGGGTGTCTTTTTTAGATTGACAACCAAGGCGGTTGCAGATCAAGTCGGTGTTAGAGGCTTTGTTGTCAATTTAAAAGATGGTTCTGTCTATATAGAGGGCGAGGGCGACGATTTTGCGCTAGATTCACTATTGGAGTTCTGCCAAGAAGGACCCGAGGGTGCAATCGTTGAAAGTGTTGAGGTAAAGGAAGGCGAAATGAAGGGCTTCTCCTATTTTGAAGTAGTTAAAAGAGTTCAATCTTAA
- a CDS encoding TonB-dependent receptor domain-containing protein, giving the protein MIKFLICSSLATISSQIAIAQHNLTIKAVDNTNQTPLQYVSISIDGQASFAGQSDKNGLIKLYRINTGKHQIQVSSLGYKTWSQNVDVKDNLELTVALEPSTIQMEEVLVQSTRAKRNAPTTFKNISKEEITRSNLGQDIPFLLNQTPSVQVNSDAGAGIGYTGMTIRGSDNQRINVTLNGIPLNDAESMGSFFVNLPDFASSTESIQVQRGIGTSTNGAGSFGASLNIQSNTLVETPYAELNNSFGSYNTWKNTVKVGTGLINDKFAFNARLSRISSDGYIERGSSDLQSFYVDGGYYGKKHILKGIVFWGKEKTYQAWNGVPEPLITGDRSRMDDYADNALEISGAEKDRFMNAGRNYNLYTYQNQTDNYTQKHHQLHYTNILNDKLTLNTALHYTRGYGYYEEMRPGDKLSKYGLPNVIIGKDTIQKTDLVRRRWLDNYFYGVTYALNYRPNDQLEITWGGAYNQYKGKHYGQVIWAQYASTGFLDDKYYFGKSQKNDFSNFLKVDYKLDKWILMADIQYRNVDYHMYGDDDKVKNYNYHPKFNFLNPKAGATYLLNDHSNVYASYAFAQKEPVRKDFIEKNSALPDPTPEKMQDIEFGYRFTNEKFNIGLNGYGMFYKDQLIPTGEISDTGSPIRQNVKDSYRMGLEFDGSWNISKQFNWKATASFSQNKIKDFEEVIGDTRIFYSKTNIALSPGTILSSNFSYSPITSLTFSLLSKFVGTQYLDNSSAKERSISSYFVNNLLANYSFTALGIKNISATLQVNNILNEKYEANGYTFGWMEGDTRKYYNFYFPQAPTNFLLGLNFKF; this is encoded by the coding sequence ATGATCAAATTTTTGATTTGTAGCTCCTTAGCTACTATTTCAAGCCAAATTGCCATTGCGCAACACAATCTGACAATTAAAGCTGTAGACAATACCAATCAGACCCCCTTACAGTATGTTTCCATATCCATAGATGGACAAGCATCCTTTGCTGGCCAATCGGACAAAAATGGGCTGATTAAACTATATCGTATCAATACAGGTAAGCACCAGATCCAGGTATCTTCTCTTGGATATAAAACATGGAGCCAAAATGTGGATGTTAAAGACAATTTGGAGCTTACGGTAGCGTTAGAACCTAGTACAATTCAAATGGAAGAGGTGCTTGTTCAATCTACCCGTGCCAAAAGAAATGCTCCTACAACCTTTAAAAACATCTCCAAAGAAGAAATAACGCGTAGCAACCTCGGCCAGGATATCCCATTCCTTTTAAATCAGACTCCATCCGTGCAGGTCAATTCCGATGCCGGTGCAGGCATAGGTTATACCGGAATGACAATCAGGGGATCGGATAATCAACGAATCAACGTAACATTAAATGGAATCCCTTTAAATGATGCGGAGAGTATGGGTTCATTTTTTGTAAACCTTCCCGACTTTGCCTCTTCTACTGAGAGCATCCAAGTTCAGCGTGGTATTGGGACTTCGACGAATGGTGCCGGATCATTTGGAGCCTCATTAAATATTCAGTCCAATACGTTAGTCGAAACCCCTTACGCAGAACTCAACAATTCATTTGGCTCCTACAATACCTGGAAAAATACAGTCAAGGTAGGTACCGGACTAATTAACGACAAATTTGCCTTCAATGCCAGATTATCTCGAATCAGTAGCGATGGTTATATCGAGAGAGGTAGTTCAGACTTACAGTCTTTCTATGTGGATGGAGGCTATTATGGCAAGAAACATATTTTAAAAGGAATTGTATTCTGGGGAAAAGAAAAGACATATCAAGCCTGGAATGGCGTTCCTGAACCATTGATTACTGGCGATCGATCGCGCATGGATGACTATGCAGATAATGCACTCGAAATCTCGGGCGCAGAGAAGGATCGTTTCATGAACGCTGGCCGGAATTATAATCTATATACGTATCAAAATCAAACAGATAATTATACGCAGAAACATCATCAACTTCATTATACCAATATCCTGAACGACAAATTGACACTCAATACAGCCCTACACTATACAAGAGGTTATGGTTACTATGAAGAAATGAGACCGGGAGATAAACTAAGTAAATACGGTTTGCCTAACGTCATCATTGGTAAAGATACCATACAAAAAACAGATCTCGTCCGTAGGAGATGGCTTGATAATTATTTTTATGGCGTGACCTATGCCCTAAATTACAGACCGAATGATCAGCTTGAAATTACTTGGGGTGGAGCTTATAATCAATACAAAGGAAAACATTATGGCCAGGTGATTTGGGCACAATATGCATCAACCGGTTTTCTTGACGACAAATATTACTTCGGGAAATCACAAAAAAATGATTTCAGTAATTTCTTAAAGGTCGATTACAAACTAGACAAGTGGATATTAATGGCCGATATTCAATATCGGAATGTAGATTACCACATGTATGGTGATGATGATAAGGTGAAAAATTATAATTATCATCCTAAGTTTAATTTCTTGAACCCTAAAGCTGGTGCAACTTATTTGCTAAATGACCATTCAAATGTATACGCTTCTTATGCCTTTGCACAAAAAGAACCTGTTCGCAAGGATTTTATAGAGAAAAATAGCGCCTTACCAGACCCTACCCCGGAAAAAATGCAGGACATCGAATTTGGCTATCGTTTTACAAATGAAAAATTCAACATCGGATTGAATGGATATGGCATGTTTTACAAAGATCAGTTGATCCCAACAGGCGAAATCAGTGATACTGGCTCTCCAATTCGACAAAATGTCAAAGATAGCTATAGAATGGGGCTTGAATTCGATGGATCATGGAACATCAGCAAACAGTTCAACTGGAAAGCAACAGCTAGTTTCAGCCAAAATAAAATTAAAGACTTTGAAGAGGTAATCGGTGATACAAGGATATTTTATTCAAAAACAAACATTGCTTTATCTCCGGGAACGATTTTGTCAAGTAATTTTTCTTATAGTCCGATAACGTCACTTACATTCTCTCTTCTATCCAAATTTGTAGGAACACAATATCTAGATAATTCATCGGCGAAAGAGAGGAGCATTTCTTCTTATTTTGTCAACAATCTGTTAGCAAACTATAGCTTTACAGCATTAGGTATCAAAAACATCAGTGCAACTTTACAGGTCAACAACATCTTAAACGAAAAGTACGAAGCCAATGGCTACACCTTCGGTTGGATGGAAGGTGATACCAGAAAATATTATAATTTCTATTTCCCACAAGCACCAACAAATTTCCTATTGGGCTTGAATTTCAAATTTTAG
- the trpC gene encoding indole-3-glycerol phosphate synthase TrpC, protein MTILDKIIERKKIEVEKAKALVPFEELLNYPYFSVACLSLRESILDPEKTGIIAEYKRASPSKGDINSTSAVEDVVKAYEEAGASAVSVLTDSEFFKGNLEDLSKAREAISIPILRKEFIVDKYQITEAKAYGADIILLIAACLKKEEIQEFAAYAHQLGLNVLLEVHNEQELLDNLFDDIDAIGVNNRNLKDFSVDIQHSYDLLNKIPTEYIKVSESGISDPSTIKALKRAGFQGFLIGENFMKTADPGQAIKEFVKEI, encoded by the coding sequence ATGACTATACTTGATAAAATCATTGAACGAAAAAAAATAGAAGTAGAAAAAGCAAAAGCTTTAGTTCCTTTTGAGGAACTATTAAACTATCCCTATTTCAGTGTGGCTTGTCTATCGTTGAGAGAATCTATTCTTGATCCTGAAAAAACAGGAATTATAGCGGAATACAAAAGAGCATCGCCATCAAAAGGAGACATCAATAGTACTTCAGCAGTGGAAGATGTTGTAAAGGCATACGAGGAGGCAGGTGCTTCGGCAGTCTCGGTTCTTACTGATAGCGAATTTTTCAAAGGCAATTTAGAAGATCTATCGAAAGCACGCGAGGCTATTAGCATTCCTATCTTAAGAAAAGAATTCATCGTGGATAAATATCAGATCACCGAAGCGAAAGCTTATGGAGCAGATATCATCCTTTTAATTGCAGCATGTCTGAAAAAGGAGGAAATACAGGAATTTGCAGCCTATGCACACCAATTGGGTTTAAATGTTTTACTTGAGGTGCACAACGAACAGGAACTGTTGGATAATCTTTTCGATGACATTGACGCAATTGGTGTCAATAATAGAAACCTTAAAGATTTTTCTGTCGACATTCAGCATTCTTATGATCTCCTGAACAAAATACCAACAGAATATATTAAAGTGTCTGAGAGCGGTATATCTGATCCTTCGACAATTAAAGCTCTAAAAAGAGCTGGATTCCAAGGATTTTTAATTGGTGAAAATTTCATGAAGACAGCCGATCCTGGACAAGCTATCAAAGAATTTGTAAAAGAAATATAA
- a CDS encoding nucleotide pyrophosphohydrolase, translated as MTIKEAQEVIDKWINSTGVRYFNELTNTAILMEEVGEVARIMARQYGEQSFKKSDKEVNLADEMADVLFVLMCLANQTGIDLTEALEQNLQKKSIRDADRHKNNEKLK; from the coding sequence ATGACAATTAAAGAAGCACAAGAGGTTATTGACAAATGGATCAATAGTACCGGAGTACGTTATTTCAACGAACTGACAAACACCGCCATACTCATGGAAGAAGTCGGTGAGGTTGCTCGAATAATGGCTCGACAATACGGAGAGCAATCTTTCAAAAAATCAGACAAAGAAGTCAATTTAGCAGATGAAATGGCCGATGTATTATTCGTTTTGATGTGTCTTGCCAATCAAACGGGAATTGATCTAACAGAAGCTCTGGAACAAAATCTTCAAAAGAAATCAATTCGGGATGCCGACCGCCATAAAAACAACGAAAAACTTAAATAA
- a CDS encoding chorismate mutase yields MIRPLEYCVNKQHIHDSVDTIDNRIVELLALRKTYIGKGKSFEDEQNEEQNIIRNLDSNYVLLAKRFHLPIEFIQSIFQEIENYINQDFIAKGYEQQ; encoded by the coding sequence ATGATCAGACCATTGGAATACTGTGTCAACAAGCAACATATCCATGATTCGGTAGACACCATTGACAACCGCATCGTTGAGCTATTGGCATTACGAAAAACCTATATCGGCAAAGGCAAGTCCTTCGAGGATGAGCAAAACGAAGAGCAGAATATCATTCGGAACCTGGACAGTAATTATGTCCTACTGGCAAAAAGATTTCATTTGCCAATCGAATTTATTCAGTCTATATTCCAGGAAATTGAAAATTATATTAATCAAGATTTTATAGCAAAAGGTTATGAGCAACAATAA